In a genomic window of Prochlorococcus marinus subsp. marinus str. CCMP1375:
- the murG gene encoding undecaprenyldiphospho-muramoylpentapeptide beta-N-acetylglucosaminyltransferase codes for MPRLLIAASGTGGHIFPALSVAEELPESWDISWLGVPERLENQLVPTKYDMTVIPVGGLQSKGLRKYFQLLKLILAIFFVIYLIKRKQIKLVFTTGGYIAAPAIIASKLCGINVILHESNSYPGKVTRLLGKFCDEVALGLPIAAEKLKRCRTIVTGMPVRKSFSLKNPLPIWVPKGLEPLIVVMGGSQGAVGLNRMVRESLPWLLKQGYRVVHITGKYDKPSNINHKNFVEKSFTEEIPGLLQHADLAISRAGAGALSEFAICSLPVILVPYPYSSDHHQDANAAYAAQFGAALIVHEDRLGTHVLTRALENLLATNRMSSKYKSDDLLNKMRIGMTKLAIKDANQRLISILQRYV; via the coding sequence ATGCCTAGGCTTCTTATAGCTGCCAGTGGTACAGGTGGGCATATATTCCCAGCTCTTTCAGTGGCAGAAGAATTGCCTGAGTCTTGGGACATAAGTTGGCTAGGAGTCCCAGAGCGGTTAGAGAACCAATTGGTACCAACTAAATATGATATGACAGTGATCCCTGTGGGAGGATTGCAGTCCAAAGGATTAAGAAAATATTTCCAATTACTTAAATTAATTCTTGCTATATTTTTTGTAATTTATTTAATTAAAAGAAAGCAGATTAAATTAGTGTTTACAACCGGTGGCTATATTGCGGCTCCTGCGATAATTGCATCAAAACTTTGTGGCATCAATGTCATTTTGCATGAGTCAAATTCTTATCCTGGAAAAGTAACTAGATTATTGGGCAAATTTTGTGATGAGGTGGCTCTGGGATTACCAATCGCAGCTGAAAAATTAAAACGTTGTAGAACGATAGTTACGGGTATGCCAGTAAGGAAATCATTCTCATTAAAAAATCCTTTGCCTATTTGGGTGCCAAAGGGACTAGAACCATTAATTGTGGTAATGGGCGGAAGTCAGGGAGCTGTTGGATTGAATCGCATGGTTAGAGAAAGTTTGCCGTGGTTGTTAAAGCAGGGATATAGGGTTGTTCACATTACTGGTAAATATGACAAGCCATCAAACATAAACCATAAGAACTTTGTAGAAAAATCGTTTACTGAGGAGATACCTGGACTTTTGCAGCATGCTGATTTAGCCATTAGTAGAGCAGGAGCAGGTGCATTAAGTGAGTTTGCAATATGTTCCCTCCCAGTAATTTTGGTGCCTTATCCATATTCGTCAGATCATCATCAAGATGCAAATGCTGCATATGCAGCTCAGTTTGGTGCTGCATTAATAGTTCATGAGGATAGGCTTGGGACTCATGTTTTAACTAGAGCCTTAGAGAACTTATTGGCAACAAATAGAATGTCGAGCAAATATAAATCTGATGATTTATTAAATAAAATGCGTATAGGGATGACTAAACTTGCAATTAAAGATGCTAATCAGCGGTTGATTAGCATTCTTCAAAGATATGTTTAA
- a CDS encoding pyridoxal phosphate-dependent aminotransferase, protein MDLRNNYSEHIYYQNSLQHGGNLEQEAKRLGVHISSLIDASASLVPFSLSSPLHRCLINALKDLDLKIYPDRSHSALREAIAKHHKVHPSMVLPGNGASELITWAGRDASQNGLSILPSPGFSDYKRALKCWNGKYLYSPLPLKWTSKLPQLFPLKPSKHVIWVTNPHNPTGQCWSRDSLELLLKTHSLVICDEAFLPLVPNGEKESLIPLVENYSNLIVIRSLTKLFSIAGLRIGYAISTSKRLQQWQELRDPWPLNGLAISIGKMIMTDEKILHNRINQVHKWINEEGPWLQSNLQNLKGIIAHPSSTNFQLIESSQSLAIFRERLAKKNILLRDCSSFEGLGENWLRISLQKKSDNRRIIEAMQQVLKHIFEEC, encoded by the coding sequence ATGGATTTAAGAAACAATTATAGCGAGCATATATATTACCAAAATTCACTTCAGCACGGAGGAAACCTCGAACAAGAAGCAAAGAGATTGGGCGTTCACATAAGCTCTTTAATTGATGCAAGTGCATCTTTAGTCCCTTTTTCACTTTCTTCACCTCTACATCGTTGCCTAATTAACGCTCTAAAAGATTTAGACCTAAAAATCTATCCAGACAGAAGTCACTCCGCTCTAAGAGAAGCAATCGCTAAACACCATAAAGTTCACCCTTCTATGGTCTTGCCTGGCAATGGGGCTTCAGAATTAATCACGTGGGCTGGACGTGATGCTTCTCAAAATGGATTAAGCATTTTGCCATCACCAGGTTTTTCTGATTATAAAAGAGCTCTAAAATGCTGGAATGGTAAATACTTGTATTCCCCACTCCCTTTAAAATGGACATCAAAGTTACCACAATTATTTCCTTTAAAGCCAAGCAAGCATGTAATTTGGGTGACAAACCCACATAATCCTACTGGCCAATGCTGGAGTCGAGACTCCCTAGAATTATTACTCAAAACACATAGCCTAGTAATTTGTGACGAAGCTTTTCTGCCATTAGTGCCAAATGGCGAAAAAGAGTCGCTAATACCATTAGTAGAGAATTACTCTAATTTAATTGTTATTCGGAGCCTAACAAAACTCTTTTCGATCGCAGGTTTAAGGATTGGGTATGCCATTAGTACCAGCAAGCGATTGCAACAATGGCAAGAATTGAGAGATCCATGGCCTCTCAATGGCTTAGCAATATCAATCGGTAAAATGATAATGACTGATGAAAAGATTCTACATAACCGAATTAACCAAGTGCATAAATGGATCAATGAAGAAGGTCCTTGGCTTCAATCAAATTTGCAAAATCTTAAGGGAATCATTGCTCATCCATCATCAACTAATTTTCAACTAATAGAAAGTAGTCAATCACTTGCAATATTTAGGGAAAGACTAGCTAAGAAAAACATCTTACTAAGGGACTGCAGCTCTTTTGAGGGCCTAGGAGAAAATTGGTTACGTATCAGTCTTCAAAAGAAATCTGATAATCGCCGAATTATTGAGGCAATGCAACAAGTTCTTAAACATATCTTTGAAGAATGCTAA
- a CDS encoding quinone-dependent dihydroorotate dehydrogenase: MKNRSWPNIFSSESLYKKFFKPILAKDEGVDAEQLTQLALNSLRQASLYRNWPGISQALTQLEIELNRKDPRLEQKIFGCHFKNPLGLAAGFDKNGIAAGIWNNFGFGFAELGTVTWHAQEGNPKPRLFRLSKEKAALNRMGFNNNGAVTMRDILERQKLKSPGNRSSLIGLNLGKSKVTPLEQAHEDYASSLEILSSFADYAVINVSSPNTPNLRKLQDAKALRRLIKRLRRLPSCPPLLVKIAPDLDNIAIDSLTTVAFEEGLAGIIAVNTSIDRLGLENRIIAQTKNPLSQENGGLSGRPLRGRAIEIIQRLRKNAGADLTLIGVGGIDTPESAWERITAGASLIQIYTGWIFEGPALVPKILEGLVLQLDRHGFKNISEAVGSNVPWI, translated from the coding sequence ATGAAAAATAGATCATGGCCTAACATATTCTCCAGCGAATCACTGTACAAGAAATTTTTTAAACCAATACTTGCAAAAGATGAAGGAGTTGACGCAGAGCAACTAACTCAACTTGCACTTAATAGCCTTAGACAAGCATCTCTTTATAGAAATTGGCCTGGGATATCACAAGCATTAACTCAGTTAGAAATAGAACTTAACCGCAAAGACCCAAGACTAGAACAAAAAATATTCGGTTGTCATTTTAAGAACCCTCTAGGTCTAGCAGCAGGTTTTGACAAAAATGGGATTGCAGCAGGCATCTGGAACAACTTTGGGTTTGGGTTTGCAGAACTAGGAACAGTAACGTGGCATGCACAAGAAGGAAATCCTAAGCCTAGACTTTTTCGACTTTCAAAAGAAAAGGCTGCTTTAAATCGAATGGGATTCAATAACAATGGAGCTGTCACCATGAGAGATATTCTTGAAAGGCAAAAACTCAAATCACCTGGCAACAGGTCATCATTGATTGGCCTAAATTTAGGAAAATCTAAGGTCACTCCACTTGAGCAAGCACATGAAGATTATGCGTCTTCTCTTGAAATACTTTCATCTTTCGCTGATTATGCAGTTATTAATGTCAGTTCACCGAACACACCAAATCTTAGAAAATTACAAGATGCCAAAGCATTACGTAGGTTAATCAAACGATTAAGACGCTTGCCTTCCTGTCCACCTTTATTAGTAAAAATTGCTCCTGATCTAGATAATATTGCAATTGATAGCTTAACCACAGTAGCCTTTGAAGAAGGATTAGCGGGGATAATAGCCGTAAATACAAGTATAGATCGATTAGGATTAGAAAATCGAATTATAGCTCAAACAAAGAATCCTCTCAGTCAAGAAAATGGTGGACTCAGTGGTAGACCTTTACGCGGCAGAGCCATTGAAATCATCCAACGTCTAAGAAAAAATGCTGGGGCAGACTTAACCTTAATTGGAGTTGGAGGCATAGATACGCCTGAAAGTGCTTGGGAGCGTATTACAGCAGGAGCATCTCTAATTCAGATATATACAGGATGGATTTTTGAAGGCCCAGCATTGGTACCAAAAATCCTTGAGGGATTGGTATTACAATTAGATCGTCATGGATTCAAAAACATCTCAGAAGCTGTAGGCAGTAACGTGCCATGGATTTAA
- the rnhA gene encoding ribonuclease HI, translating to MTKKHGRIIAAATDGACSGNPGPGGWGALIRFEDGSVQEFGGFETNTTNNRMELTAALEVLKKLRDFDRDPHLRIRTDSKYLIDGFETWIKGWKKKGWRTASGKQVLNQDLWEALDQYRLANVRLEYVKGHSGDPDNERVDDIAVSFSKKIAIQLQCDHHIQNEK from the coding sequence ATGACTAAAAAACATGGTCGAATAATTGCTGCCGCAACCGATGGAGCATGTAGTGGGAATCCAGGGCCAGGAGGATGGGGAGCTCTTATACGATTTGAAGATGGAAGTGTTCAAGAATTTGGGGGATTTGAAACTAACACAACAAATAATCGAATGGAACTAACAGCTGCTTTAGAAGTTTTGAAAAAACTAAGAGATTTTGATAGAGATCCACACCTCAGAATCCGTACAGATAGTAAATATCTTATTGATGGCTTTGAAACATGGATAAAAGGTTGGAAAAAGAAAGGGTGGAGAACAGCATCTGGGAAACAAGTTCTCAATCAAGATCTGTGGGAGGCATTGGATCAATATCGACTAGCTAACGTTAGGCTTGAATATGTAAAGGGACATAGTGGAGATCCTGATAATGAAAGAGTCGACGATATTGCCGTGAGCTTTTCAAAAAAAATTGCGATACAACTTCAATGTGATCATCATATCCAAAATGAAAAATAG
- the rplL gene encoding 50S ribosomal protein L7/L12, which produces MSKKTDEILDSLKSLSLLEASELVKQIEEAFGVSAAASAGVVMAAPGAATGGGEAAAEEKTEFDVVLESFDASAKIKVLKEVRNATGLGLGDAKAMVEAAPKTIKEGASKEDAEALKKAIEAVGGKVTLK; this is translated from the coding sequence ATGTCTAAAAAAACAGACGAGATTCTCGATTCATTGAAAAGCCTTTCACTGCTTGAAGCCTCTGAGCTTGTAAAGCAAATAGAAGAGGCATTTGGTGTATCTGCCGCCGCATCTGCCGGTGTGGTCATGGCAGCCCCAGGAGCCGCTACTGGTGGCGGTGAAGCTGCTGCAGAAGAAAAAACCGAATTTGATGTTGTACTTGAAAGCTTTGACGCTTCCGCCAAAATTAAAGTCCTTAAAGAAGTGCGTAATGCTACTGGGCTAGGCCTAGGAGATGCAAAAGCAATGGTTGAAGCTGCTCCAAAGACTATTAAAGAAGGTGCTTCTAAAGAGGACGCAGAAGCACTCAAGAAAGCTATAGAAGCAGTAGGAGGGAAAGTAACTCTAAAATAA
- the rplJ gene encoding 50S ribosomal protein L10: MGRTLESKKQIVEEIKGLLDKADMALVLDYQGLSIKEMSDLRSRLEQSSGICKVTKNTLMRKAINGDATWSGLESLLNGTNAFVLVKGDVGSALKAVQAFQKETKKSETKGGLYEGKLLTQDEIKAIAALPSKEALMAQIAGALNSITTKIAVGVNEIPSGLARSLKQHAENSES, from the coding sequence ATGGGCCGCACGCTGGAGAGCAAAAAACAAATTGTCGAAGAGATTAAAGGCCTCCTCGATAAAGCTGATATGGCTTTAGTTCTGGATTACCAGGGCCTATCCATTAAAGAAATGTCTGATCTGCGTTCTCGTCTTGAGCAAAGCAGTGGCATTTGCAAGGTAACTAAAAACACCTTGATGCGCAAAGCTATTAATGGAGATGCCACTTGGTCAGGCCTTGAATCCTTATTAAATGGCACCAACGCATTTGTTCTTGTAAAAGGCGATGTGGGCAGTGCCCTTAAAGCAGTCCAAGCTTTCCAAAAGGAAACCAAAAAATCTGAGACAAAGGGCGGCCTATATGAAGGCAAGCTTCTTACTCAAGATGAAATCAAAGCAATTGCTGCTCTACCTTCTAAAGAAGCACTTATGGCACAAATTGCTGGTGCATTAAATTCCATCACTACAAAAATTGCAGTTGGTGTTAATGAAATTCCTTCTGGTCTAGCTAGATCACTTAAACAACATGCTGAGAACAGTGAAAGCTGA
- the rplA gene encoding 50S ribosomal protein L1, whose translation MTKISKRMKSLSAKVEDKSYAPLEAIQLVKENANAKFDETIEAHIRLGIDPKYTDQQIRTTVSLPKGTGQKVRIAVIAKGEKVAEANSAGADLAGEEELIDSISKGEMNFDLLISTPDMMPKVAKLGRVLGPRGLMPNPKAGTVTTDLISSIKEFKAGKLEFRADRAGIVHVRFGKASFSPEDLLENLKVLHEAIDRNKPSGAKGRYWKSLYITSTMGPSVEIDIAALQDSKEE comes from the coding sequence ATGACAAAAATCTCCAAACGAATGAAAAGTCTTTCCGCGAAAGTGGAAGACAAGTCATATGCCCCACTCGAGGCAATTCAATTAGTCAAGGAAAACGCAAACGCAAAGTTTGATGAAACTATCGAAGCGCATATCCGCTTAGGAATTGATCCTAAATATACAGATCAACAAATAAGGACAACAGTTTCCCTACCCAAGGGAACTGGCCAGAAAGTACGTATTGCCGTTATCGCCAAAGGTGAAAAAGTTGCCGAAGCAAATTCTGCAGGGGCTGATTTAGCAGGAGAAGAAGAACTTATTGATTCAATTAGCAAAGGTGAAATGAACTTCGATCTCCTGATTTCTACTCCTGACATGATGCCCAAGGTGGCTAAATTGGGAAGAGTTCTTGGCCCTAGAGGGTTGATGCCCAATCCCAAGGCTGGAACAGTAACTACTGACCTTATAAGTTCAATAAAAGAATTCAAAGCTGGAAAATTAGAGTTTAGAGCTGATCGAGCAGGAATTGTTCATGTTCGATTTGGCAAAGCCAGCTTTTCTCCAGAAGATTTATTGGAAAATTTAAAGGTATTACACGAAGCAATTGATAGAAATAAGCCAAGCGGAGCCAAAGGACGTTATTGGAAAAGTCTTTATATAACTTCGACTATGGGACCTTCTGTAGAAATTGATATTGCTGCTTTACAAGACAGCAAGGAAGAATAG
- the rplK gene encoding 50S ribosomal protein L11, whose translation MAKKITAVIKLALQAGKANPAPPVGPALGQHGVNIMAFCKEYNARTQDKAGFVIPVEISVFEDRSFTFITKTPPASVLITKAAGIAKGSGDSAKGQAGSINRAQLEEIAKTKLPDLNCNNIESAMKVIAGTARNMGVSVSD comes from the coding sequence ATGGCAAAGAAAATTACAGCTGTGATCAAACTAGCCCTTCAGGCTGGCAAAGCTAATCCAGCGCCCCCAGTTGGGCCTGCCCTTGGCCAACATGGGGTTAACATTATGGCGTTCTGCAAAGAATACAACGCCAGGACTCAAGACAAGGCAGGATTTGTTATTCCTGTCGAAATCTCAGTTTTTGAAGATAGAAGTTTTACTTTTATCACCAAAACTCCTCCCGCATCAGTCTTAATAACTAAAGCTGCAGGAATTGCAAAAGGGTCAGGAGATTCGGCTAAAGGTCAAGCGGGTAGCATTAACCGTGCTCAGCTTGAAGAAATCGCTAAAACAAAGTTACCTGATCTCAATTGCAATAATATTGAATCAGCAATGAAAGTAATTGCAGGGACCGCTCGCAATATGGGTGTTTCCGTTAGTGATTAA
- the nusG gene encoding transcription termination/antitermination protein NusG, with protein MDPPAPSQGEESTLIAKTSIARWYAIQVASSCEKKVKATLEQRAVTLGVSNRILEIEIPQTPAVKLKKDGSRQSTEEKVFPGYVLVRMILDEDTMMAVRSTPNVINFVGAEDRRITGRGRGHIKPRPLSRQEVNRIFKRAAEKKTVVKLDLSEGDQILVTAGPFKDFQGEVIEVSGERNKLKALLSIFGRETPVELEFSQISKQN; from the coding sequence ATGGATCCCCCTGCTCCATCTCAAGGAGAGGAGAGTACCCTCATCGCAAAAACCTCTATAGCTCGCTGGTACGCTATTCAGGTTGCATCTAGCTGCGAAAAAAAAGTAAAGGCAACTTTAGAACAAAGGGCTGTAACTCTAGGTGTAAGCAATAGAATTCTTGAGATCGAAATTCCACAAACCCCTGCTGTAAAACTAAAAAAAGATGGAAGTAGGCAATCTACGGAAGAAAAAGTTTTTCCTGGATATGTTCTAGTTCGAATGATCCTTGATGAAGATACAATGATGGCAGTTAGGAGTACTCCTAATGTTATTAACTTTGTAGGAGCTGAAGATCGGCGAATTACTGGAAGAGGTAGAGGACATATAAAGCCAAGACCACTAAGTAGACAAGAGGTCAATCGAATCTTCAAGCGTGCTGCTGAGAAGAAAACTGTGGTTAAACTTGATTTATCAGAAGGCGATCAAATTCTAGTAACTGCAGGGCCTTTTAAAGATTTCCAAGGAGAAGTTATAGAAGTTTCTGGAGAAAGGAACAAGTTAAAAGCTCTTCTTTCCATTTTTGGAAGAGAAACTCCAGTAGAACTGGAATTCTCTCAAATCAGTAAACAGAATTAA
- the secE gene encoding preprotein translocase subunit SecE: MTSSTPQETPNSIPPESEEQPSTKKGFLPSTVDELKLVVWPSRQQLFSESIAVILMVTLSAASIAAVSRFYGWGASQIFR; the protein is encoded by the coding sequence GTGACAAGTTCAACTCCTCAAGAAACCCCAAATTCAATCCCACCAGAAAGTGAAGAGCAGCCTTCCACAAAAAAAGGTTTTCTACCTTCTACTGTTGATGAGCTAAAACTAGTTGTTTGGCCTAGTCGCCAGCAATTATTTAGTGAATCGATAGCAGTTATATTAATGGTCACGCTATCTGCAGCGTCAATTGCGGCAGTCAGCCGTTTTTATGGTTGGGGCGCATCACAAATCTTCCGTTGA
- a CDS encoding ATP-dependent Clp protease ATP-binding subunit: protein MTYQTGKSTFAQQSLTTSPDSFSDEAWLLLLEGESEARRWRHEYLDTEHIIQVLFSNRKYANIVNALPIDNVEVLDELEGFLANIELSNSEQLFIGEDLEILLDSANTFRGRWGSKFIEISHLLIAIARDNRIGTNLFKQLGLTSEILEGELKKIPKQTKKAKSKRIGSESSYNGYKSNNHENLPPKSEQIELNNEALVLNSGNELSIEEKSTALDIYGNDLTLAAKEGKLDPVIGRDMEIQLAIKVLSRRGKNNPVLIGSPGVGKTAIAELLAQRIVKEEVPDSIKGLKLISLDIGALIAGTKFRGQFEERLRSVLKEASDPNAGVVLFIDELDTILNTERSSTDAGNLLKPVLANGEIRCIGATTPDNYRRTIEKDQALNRRFQKVLIKEPSIDLSVEILRGIKERYETHHEVKISDEALITANRLADRYISDRCLPDKAIDLIDEAAAQIKMESTSKPKIIEETELGLKQLENILLNDKGVDPLINIEEINREKDLSTKKLEELMQQWSQEKSILEELRDLSQQEKYIKESVEEAQQQGELEEAARLQFDELHHLERKISSIYDELNELKDSGQLLIKDQVEPEDIGDVVARWTGIPVNKVLAGEKQKLLDLDKELSTKVIGQSEAVDAVAAAIKRARAGMKDSRRPIGSFLFLGPTGVGKTELAKTLAASLFDEQEALVRLDMSEFMERNAVARLIGAPPGYVGYEQGGQLTEYIRRRPYSVLLLDEVEKAHPDVFNILLQVLDDGRLTDSQGRTIDFRHTVVVMTSNLASRKILESAKLSKDKTLNNNEIEENLNQSIDEALSKHFRPEFLNRIDEVIRFSPLTTENLKQIIQLQLTELSELLAEQNLELIIDKTTIETLALEAYEPEYGARPLRRILRRRLENPLATKLLEDKFIGSKAIRVTTSQDNASSLEFFPEN from the coding sequence ATGACATATCAAACGGGAAAATCTACATTCGCTCAACAAAGTCTTACTACATCGCCTGATAGTTTTAGTGATGAAGCATGGCTTCTTTTACTTGAAGGTGAATCTGAAGCACGTAGATGGAGACATGAATATTTAGACACAGAGCACATTATTCAAGTTTTATTTTCAAATAGAAAGTACGCAAATATTGTCAATGCACTGCCCATCGACAATGTAGAAGTACTAGATGAGCTAGAAGGATTTCTTGCAAACATTGAATTGTCAAATTCAGAACAATTATTTATAGGAGAAGACCTAGAGATTCTTCTTGATTCTGCAAATACCTTTCGAGGAAGATGGGGCTCCAAATTCATTGAAATATCACACTTACTTATTGCAATAGCGCGTGATAATCGAATTGGAACTAATCTTTTTAAACAACTTGGTTTAACAAGTGAAATACTAGAAGGTGAACTTAAAAAGATACCCAAGCAAACAAAAAAAGCAAAGTCAAAAAGAATAGGTTCAGAATCAAGTTATAATGGATATAAATCAAATAATCATGAAAATTTACCACCTAAAAGTGAACAAATAGAACTTAATAATGAAGCTTTAGTTCTAAATAGTGGCAATGAGTTAAGTATTGAGGAAAAATCTACTGCACTGGATATCTATGGAAATGATCTGACTTTAGCTGCCAAAGAAGGCAAGCTTGATCCAGTGATTGGTAGAGACATGGAAATTCAACTTGCAATTAAAGTTTTATCTCGAAGAGGCAAAAATAACCCTGTTTTAATTGGCTCTCCTGGCGTCGGTAAAACAGCGATAGCAGAATTATTGGCTCAAAGAATTGTCAAGGAAGAAGTGCCGGATTCTATTAAAGGCTTAAAACTTATCTCACTAGACATAGGAGCATTAATTGCTGGTACAAAATTTCGAGGGCAATTTGAAGAACGTCTTCGATCAGTTCTAAAAGAAGCAAGCGATCCAAATGCAGGGGTAGTTTTATTTATTGATGAATTGGACACTATTTTAAATACTGAACGTTCAAGCACAGATGCTGGGAACCTATTAAAGCCTGTTCTAGCTAATGGTGAAATTAGATGCATTGGCGCTACAACACCAGACAACTATCGTCGCACTATTGAGAAAGATCAGGCACTTAATAGAAGGTTTCAAAAAGTTCTAATTAAAGAGCCTTCGATTGATTTAAGTGTAGAGATTTTAAGAGGGATTAAAGAACGTTATGAAACTCACCATGAAGTAAAAATAAGTGATGAAGCATTAATAACAGCAAACCGTTTAGCCGACAGATATATTAGTGATAGATGTTTACCAGATAAAGCAATTGATTTAATTGATGAAGCAGCAGCTCAAATAAAAATGGAATCAACCTCTAAGCCTAAAATAATAGAAGAAACAGAATTGGGTCTTAAACAATTAGAAAATATTTTATTAAATGATAAGGGAGTTGATCCCTTGATAAATATTGAAGAAATTAATAGAGAAAAAGATCTCTCAACTAAAAAGCTAGAAGAGTTGATGCAACAATGGAGTCAAGAAAAGTCAATATTAGAAGAACTAAGAGATCTATCACAGCAAGAAAAATACATTAAAGAATCTGTTGAAGAAGCTCAACAACAAGGAGAGCTAGAAGAAGCCGCTAGACTTCAATTCGATGAATTGCATCATTTAGAAAGAAAGATCAGCTCTATTTATGATGAACTCAATGAGTTGAAAGACAGCGGGCAATTACTAATTAAAGATCAGGTTGAACCGGAAGATATCGGAGATGTAGTGGCTCGATGGACGGGAATACCAGTCAACAAAGTTCTTGCTGGAGAAAAGCAAAAGTTACTGGATTTAGATAAGGAATTATCAACCAAAGTTATTGGACAAAGTGAAGCAGTTGATGCAGTTGCAGCAGCTATAAAAAGAGCTCGTGCTGGAATGAAAGATAGTCGTCGTCCTATTGGATCTTTTCTTTTCCTAGGACCAACAGGAGTAGGAAAAACAGAACTTGCTAAAACTCTTGCAGCTTCATTGTTTGATGAACAGGAAGCATTAGTACGGCTTGATATGAGTGAATTTATGGAACGAAATGCAGTTGCAAGATTAATTGGAGCACCACCAGGATATGTAGGGTATGAGCAAGGTGGACAATTAACTGAATATATTAGAAGGCGTCCATATTCCGTTCTTTTATTAGATGAAGTGGAAAAAGCTCATCCTGATGTCTTTAATATTCTTTTACAAGTACTCGATGATGGTCGTTTAACTGATTCACAAGGTAGAACAATTGATTTTCGTCATACAGTTGTTGTAATGACAAGCAATCTAGCAAGTCGAAAAATTCTAGAAAGCGCAAAGCTATCAAAAGATAAAACTCTCAATAACAATGAAATAGAAGAAAATCTCAACCAAAGTATTGATGAAGCATTAAGTAAACATTTTCGTCCTGAATTTTTAAATCGTATTGATGAAGTTATTCGTTTCAGTCCTCTTACCACAGAAAACTTGAAGCAAATTATTCAACTTCAATTAACTGAGTTATCAGAATTATTAGCAGAGCAAAACCTCGAATTGATTATTGACAAAACTACTATCGAAACTCTTGCTTTAGAGGCATACGAACCTGAATATGGAGCAAGACCTTTGCGAAGAATCCTGAGACGACGCCTAGAAAATCCCTTAGCAACAAAATTGTTAGAAGATAAATTCATTGGATCAAAAGCAATACGCGTAACAACTTCTCAAGACAATGCAAGTTCATTAGAATTCTTCCCAGAAAACTAA
- the gloA gene encoding lactoylglutathione lyase: MQLLHTMLRVKDLEESICFYTQILGMRLLRQKDYPSGRFTLAFVGYGAESEHSVLELTHNWDKNNYQLGDGFGHIAIGVKNIYKTCMNIRNNGGRVTREPGPMKHGQTIIAFIEDPNGYKIELIDISSREIKD, from the coding sequence ATGCAATTACTTCATACTATGCTTCGTGTAAAAGATCTTGAAGAATCGATTTGCTTTTACACCCAAATATTGGGCATGAGGCTTTTAAGACAAAAAGATTATCCTTCAGGTCGCTTCACACTAGCCTTTGTAGGATATGGAGCAGAAAGCGAACATTCTGTCCTTGAACTAACTCACAACTGGGACAAAAACAATTATCAATTAGGAGATGGCTTTGGCCATATTGCTATAGGGGTTAAGAACATATATAAGACCTGCATGAACATTAGAAATAATGGGGGGAGAGTTACTAGGGAGCCCGGTCCTATGAAGCATGGGCAAACAATTATTGCTTTCATCGAAGACCCAAATGGCTACAAAATTGAATTGATTGATATTTCATCTCGAGAGATTAAAGATTGA